Proteins encoded within one genomic window of Brachybacterium sp. P6-10-X1:
- a CDS encoding ABC transporter substrate-binding protein, with translation MAIAGALPLALAGCGADPTISEDPEELVMWYWNRSAAPQLLERANQQIPGTDKHLRADVIGTSFDTKLRTSLAGNAYIPDITYINSNNALYFTNEDLFLDLSELGADSVRSDYYPWKWDLGMTPKGRFCFFPVDIGPTGFFYRHDIFEQAGLPSSPEDVATATSTWEDWIALGAELKSSAESFLVNDADNIYTAVLDSSPERYFDENDVPLYLRPDSTVRHAWNLAVAAIEQGITARIPADRETDRNAAWSSGLTAGNIGAAWWTQILEESAPETAGSWRIAAQPVRAGNNGGSFIALPHTCKDPEAAMRFTTWISSAKNQAVAYEDVQLFPSTPGSFELLTYEGDFYGGQDPLEFFSTAAETVPTSFISTLETYISGAFSRELTNVETGGKDPELAWRDALTQAEKVLAKRGADQ, from the coding sequence ATGGCCATCGCCGGAGCGCTGCCCCTGGCCCTCGCCGGATGCGGCGCCGACCCCACCATCTCCGAGGACCCGGAGGAGCTGGTCATGTGGTACTGGAATCGTTCGGCGGCGCCCCAGCTCCTCGAGCGGGCGAACCAGCAGATCCCCGGGACCGACAAGCACCTTCGAGCAGACGTCATCGGCACGAGCTTCGACACGAAGCTACGCACCTCCCTGGCAGGCAACGCCTACATACCCGACATCACCTACATCAACTCCAACAACGCCCTCTACTTCACCAACGAGGACCTCTTCCTGGATCTCTCCGAGCTCGGCGCGGACAGCGTGAGATCTGATTACTACCCGTGGAAATGGGATCTCGGTATGACGCCGAAGGGTCGATTCTGCTTCTTCCCGGTGGACATAGGGCCGACCGGCTTCTTCTACCGCCACGACATCTTCGAACAGGCCGGGCTGCCGAGCTCCCCCGAGGACGTGGCCACCGCGACCAGCACCTGGGAGGACTGGATCGCGCTCGGCGCGGAGCTCAAGAGCTCCGCCGAATCCTTCCTGGTCAATGACGCCGACAACATCTACACCGCCGTGCTGGACTCCAGCCCCGAGCGCTACTTCGACGAGAACGACGTCCCGCTCTACCTCCGGCCCGACAGCACCGTGCGCCACGCCTGGAACCTCGCGGTCGCGGCGATCGAGCAGGGGATCACCGCGCGCATCCCTGCGGACCGGGAGACCGACCGCAATGCCGCGTGGTCCAGCGGCCTCACCGCCGGGAACATCGGAGCGGCCTGGTGGACCCAGATCCTCGAGGAATCCGCGCCGGAGACCGCGGGCAGCTGGCGGATCGCCGCGCAGCCGGTGCGCGCCGGCAACAACGGCGGCTCCTTCATCGCCCTGCCGCACACCTGCAAGGACCCCGAGGCCGCGATGAGGTTCACCACCTGGATCTCCTCCGCGAAGAACCAGGCCGTCGCGTACGAGGACGTGCAGCTGTTCCCCTCCACACCCGGTTCCTTCGAGCTGCTCACCTACGAGGGGGACTTCTACGGGGGGCAGGACCCCCTGGAGTTCTTCTCCACAGCGGCCGAGACCGTGCCCACGTCCTTCATCAGCACCTTGGAGACCTATATCTCCGGCGCCTTCTCCCGCGAGCTCACCAACGTTGAGACCGGCGGCAAGGATCCCGAGCTCGCCTGGCGCGACGCTCTCACCCAGGCCGAGAAGGTCCTGGCCAAACGAGGAGCCGACCAATGA
- a CDS encoding carbohydrate ABC transporter permease, which produces MSTSAPPRPATRAPSAPEARRRRRRRETFPLYLAISPFYVLFAIFGLFPIVFSIVLSFTDWDGMGEMSFVGLAQYQYLLTDSRFWNAVGNTFIIWFLSTVPMLFLALVIAFLLHQNIRFTGFYRVAFFLPNVTSMVAMAIVFGSVFSDTFGLINSALTALGLDTVPWLSSSWGIKVTIAVMVIWRFTGYNAIIYLAGLQSIPTDLYDAAKVDGANIVQVFFRITVPMLRPIILFTVIMSTIGGLSLFTEPQVLLGDSGGVGEAGMTIVLYQYNQAFTEFDFGYGSAIAWALFLIAAVFAVINWRLVSGRSERTPRRRTAAKEARR; this is translated from the coding sequence ATGAGCACCAGCGCCCCGCCCCGCCCGGCCACGCGGGCTCCCTCGGCGCCGGAGGCGAGACGTCGCCGCCGACGGCGCGAGACGTTCCCGCTGTACCTGGCCATCTCCCCGTTCTACGTGCTGTTCGCGATCTTCGGCCTGTTCCCCATCGTGTTCTCGATCGTGCTGTCGTTCACCGACTGGGACGGGATGGGGGAGATGTCCTTCGTGGGGCTGGCCCAGTACCAGTACCTGCTCACGGACAGCCGCTTCTGGAACGCGGTCGGGAACACCTTCATCATCTGGTTCCTCTCGACCGTCCCGATGCTCTTCTTGGCTCTGGTCATCGCGTTCCTGCTGCACCAGAACATCCGCTTCACCGGCTTCTATCGCGTGGCGTTCTTCCTGCCCAACGTCACCTCCATGGTCGCGATGGCGATCGTCTTCGGCTCCGTCTTCTCCGACACCTTCGGGCTGATCAACTCGGCGCTGACCGCGCTGGGGCTCGACACGGTCCCCTGGCTCTCGAGCAGCTGGGGCATCAAGGTCACCATCGCCGTGATGGTGATCTGGCGCTTCACCGGGTACAACGCGATCATCTACCTCGCCGGTCTGCAGTCGATCCCCACCGACCTGTACGACGCCGCGAAGGTGGACGGCGCCAACATCGTCCAGGTGTTCTTCCGGATCACGGTGCCGATGCTTCGGCCCATCATCCTGTTCACCGTCATCATGTCGACCATCGGCGGCCTGAGCCTGTTCACCGAACCACAGGTGCTGCTCGGCGACAGCGGCGGAGTCGGCGAAGCCGGGATGACGATCGTGCTCTACCAGTACAACCAGGCCTTCACCGAGTTCGACTTCGGGTACGGGTCGGCGATCGCCTGGGCGCTGTTCCTCATCGCGGCGGTCTTCGCGGTCATCAACTGGCGTCTGGTCTCCGGGCGCAGCGAGCGCACCCCGCGTCGACGCACCGCGGCCAAGGAGGCCCGCCGATGA